The Glycine soja cultivar W05 chromosome 8, ASM419377v2, whole genome shotgun sequence genome has a window encoding:
- the LOC114424326 gene encoding ubiquitin-conjugating enzyme E2-17 kDa-like, whose amino-acid sequence MASKRINKELKDLQKDPPTSCSAGPVADDMFHWQATIMGPADSPFAGGVFLVSIHFPPDYPFKPPKVSFCTKVFHPNINSNGSICLDILKEQWSPALTISKVLLSICSLLTDPNPDDPLVPEIAHMYKTDRAKYEATARSWTQKYSMG is encoded by the exons ATGGCATCCAAACGAATCAACAAGGAATTGAAGGACCTGCAGAAAGATCCTCCTACGTCATGCAGTGCTG gCCCAGTGGCTGATGACATGTTCCATTGGCAAGCTACAATTATGGGTCCTGCAGATAGTCCATTTGCTGGAGGTGTATTTCTTGTGTCAATTCACTTTCCTCCTGATTATCCTTTCAAACCACCCAAG GTTTCATTCTGCACAAAGGTTTTTCACCCTAACATCAACAGTAATGGAAGTATCTGCCTTGACATCCTCAAAGAGCAATGGAGCCCTGCCCTCACAATATCTAAG GTCCTCCTGTCTATATGCTCTCTGCTGACAGATCCCAACCCAGATGATCCTCTGGTGCCCGAGATTGCTCACATGTATAAGACTGACAGAGCCAAGTATGAGGCCACTGCTCGATCATGGACTCAAAAATATTCCATGGGCTAA